In the Mycoplasmoides gallisepticum genome, one interval contains:
- a CDS encoding MPN555 family protein chaperone encodes MSSKLKLIKPIDYSKEIKITQFFIDPAMMEQQRQRIKAALPKEMNDETMMQYELLQLSIKDNVFSAIMNYLAEHFEFEIDQAEVKKLIEQLKASGLGAQREELLANMADKIIKKGLMFDYLSEQWKVKVSDNEVKNMLDIYYEKTNQSIHDVLNDRQKFESVRSSIFEEKMVLKTISMFLIRFNMQNPNYVEESETDKSSESKSVN; translated from the coding sequence ATGTCATCAAAATTAAAATTAATTAAACCAATCGATTACTCAAAAGAAATAAAGATTACCCAATTTTTCATTGATCCAGCAATGATGGAACAACAACGCCAAAGAATTAAGGCGGCGCTTCCTAAAGAAATGAACGATGAAACGATGATGCAATATGAGTTATTGCAACTAAGTATTAAGGATAATGTGTTTTCAGCTATCATGAACTATTTAGCTGAACATTTTGAGTTTGAAATCGACCAAGCTGAAGTAAAAAAACTAATCGAACAACTAAAAGCAAGTGGGCTTGGTGCACAAAGAGAAGAGTTGTTAGCAAACATGGCTGATAAGATCATTAAAAAAGGCTTAATGTTTGATTACTTATCTGAACAATGAAAAGTTAAAGTGTCAGATAACGAAGTTAAAAACATGTTGGATATCTATTATGAAAAAACTAACCAATCAATCCATGATGTTTTAAACGACCGACAAAAATTTGAATCAGTACGTTCATCAATCTTTGAAGAAAAGATGGTACTAAAAACAATTAGTATGTTCTTGATTCGGTTTAATATGCAAAATCCCAACTACGTGGAAGAATCAGAAACAGATAAATCATCAGAATCAAAGAGTGTTAATTAA
- a CDS encoding DUF3217 domain-containing protein, producing the protein MLNTVLLEGLIDSYKWSKNKTGFYVTITQKRKFGNQTFTDYYVIYANDQLGLELEKYVLEHEYLAVKGSLTTYQDKKSKVWKTQILAEKILVRK; encoded by the coding sequence ATGCTTAATACTGTTTTATTGGAAGGTTTAATTGATAGCTATAAGTGATCTAAGAATAAAACAGGTTTTTATGTAACAATCACACAAAAACGGAAATTTGGTAACCAAACCTTTACTGATTATTATGTTATTTATGCTAATGATCAACTTGGTTTGGAATTAGAAAAGTACGTACTTGAACACGAATATCTTGCAGTTAAAGGTTCTTTAACTACTTACCAAGATAAGAAAAGTAAAGTTTGAAAAACACAAATCTTAGCTGAGAAAATTTTAGTCAGAAAATAA
- the thrS gene encoding threonine--tRNA ligase yields the protein MILKKQDPSIKFGQMSVNDQGFYLDYLSQTLNINPEDFNKLIKSLAKLCSSAQPISLKTVDLKIANQLLSDQPYLLELINEAKEKTVNLATVDNHHYYLPMAQLVDNTKLVKAFNFQSVGGAYFKGDKDNLVMVRLNGFGFENDKVMQDYLEIIEEQKQRDHRRINKILELFTFNQLAGPGMPIWLPNGQIVRQLIGDYVHSVQKKFGFMAVNTPILGNVDLYKKSGHYNHYAKDMFPELALLDGDKMMLRPMTCPHHCLVYLNKPRNYYDLPMRLSEDALLHRYEASGGLTGLERVRAMTLLDNHIFCRLDQIKTEILNAYQVIKEVIGTFNLKFHRIDLSLHDPNDKQSFIDNEQMWARSENQLEDALKDLGLEYTKQVGEAAFYGPKIDFQVKTALNKIITVSTIQLDFSLPSEEKFDIKYKTKDNTYEQGVIIHLGIIGTYERFVATLLEQTKGALDLWLAPKQAVIIPVNNSVHLEGCNQLLEKLLARDLRVTVDSRDERLNKKIRDHQVNKIPVQIIIGDNELKNPDLITYRLYGQEDSNQLELTKFIELFKKP from the coding sequence ATGATCTTGAAAAAACAAGATCCTTCAATCAAGTTTGGTCAGATGTCAGTTAACGATCAAGGGTTTTATCTTGATTATTTATCACAAACACTAAATATTAACCCTGAAGATTTTAATAAGCTAATTAAATCATTAGCTAAACTGTGTTCATCAGCTCAACCAATCTCACTTAAAACAGTTGATCTAAAGATAGCTAATCAACTATTAAGTGATCAACCATACTTATTAGAACTAATTAATGAAGCTAAAGAAAAAACAGTTAACTTAGCAACTGTAGATAACCATCATTATTATCTACCAATGGCTCAACTAGTTGATAATACTAAACTAGTTAAAGCTTTTAACTTTCAATCAGTTGGTGGTGCATATTTTAAGGGTGATAAAGATAATCTAGTGATGGTGCGACTAAACGGGTTTGGGTTTGAGAATGATAAGGTGATGCAAGACTATTTGGAGATCATTGAAGAACAAAAACAACGTGATCACCGTCGTATCAATAAGATCTTAGAACTATTTACTTTTAACCAATTAGCTGGACCTGGGATGCCGATCTGATTACCTAATGGTCAGATCGTACGCCAACTAATTGGGGATTATGTGCACAGTGTGCAAAAGAAGTTTGGCTTTATGGCGGTCAACACCCCAATTTTAGGTAATGTTGATCTTTATAAAAAATCAGGACATTACAATCACTATGCTAAAGATATGTTCCCTGAGTTAGCTTTACTTGATGGGGACAAGATGATGTTAAGACCAATGACATGTCCACATCACTGTTTAGTTTACCTTAATAAACCACGTAATTATTACGATCTACCAATGCGTTTATCTGAAGACGCATTGTTACACCGTTATGAAGCTAGTGGGGGTTTAACTGGGCTTGAACGGGTTAGAGCCATGACCTTATTGGACAATCATATCTTTTGTCGATTAGATCAGATTAAAACTGAGATCTTAAATGCTTATCAAGTAATTAAGGAAGTGATTGGCACTTTTAATCTCAAGTTTCACCGAATTGACTTATCATTACATGATCCTAATGATAAACAATCGTTTATTGATAATGAACAGATGTGAGCTAGATCTGAAAACCAATTAGAAGATGCGTTAAAAGATCTTGGGTTAGAATACACCAAACAAGTTGGTGAAGCAGCCTTTTATGGTCCTAAGATCGACTTCCAAGTAAAAACCGCTTTAAATAAGATTATTACGGTTTCAACGATCCAATTAGATTTCTCATTACCAAGTGAAGAAAAATTCGACATTAAATATAAAACTAAGGATAACACCTATGAACAAGGGGTGATTATCCACTTAGGGATCATTGGTACGTATGAACGATTTGTGGCAACCTTATTAGAACAAACTAAGGGCGCTCTTGATCTATGGTTAGCGCCCAAACAAGCAGTAATTATCCCAGTGAATAACTCAGTTCACTTAGAAGGTTGTAACCAGTTACTAGAAAAACTACTAGCTAGAGATCTAAGAGTAACTGTTGATAGTCGTGATGAACGACTAAATAAAAAGATCCGTGATCACCAAGTTAACAAGATCCCTGTTCAAATCATTATCGGGGACAATGAATTAAAAAACCCTGATCTGATCACGTATCGCTTATATGGTCAAGAAGATTCTAACCAACTAGAGCTAACTAAGTTCATTGAGTTATTTAAAAAACCTTAA
- the hlp3 gene encoding cytadherence protein Hlp3, which produces MIMNPKIHNKILKNLAKLKKKVFTKYAAYDFNFAYDKNGNVYLVGVDNVTNQTFNLIKPVFKFLKKPLPAELYGMDQQPFYFVNNHHYIDALNSDTGEQELLRYNVIDQSLVNAQTNDLVDPAFYTDLEGYELDLSQYTGSLLDLSNEVISVEQQPVEQEVNLTPEQVEEAEQVEQQPVDQQQVQQVDPNLNEQPVEGDNQNFTQQYYDQQLGYADQNVDYGYDPQQYTQEQDYVDNTQQYDQVQDYVDPNQQYYDDQQQYDQQGYDQGYDQQYDQQGYDQQGYDQGYDQQYDQQYYDDQQQYDEQPDQQVKAVVEQVVDEVVEEQQPVEVAKPAPTKPVGPKPQPGKKATKYVIKKPEPKPKVVKEEPIEPAVEKEEVVTVVEQVVDQPVQVAEVQPEPVVVADDEIKLASEQPVKKKINLDDLQQIPVVIKLPKFETPKLPEPKADSEQKEEIAVKVVEQPVENPQVQETKHHHALPKVKIEKRQEVELVPSKLDDHYDLIEEEDDFFVDKFKFEDIKLSDLLVEQKPIEVNQPVQQPVVLEQSTPSVQAQPQSVEPKLEITKLEELVEIKTDNTESLNKLETLIDENKKIIDQFKQLKEEAKKSNSNINLEKVAKQLVDYLTNKLNEKTAALNKPEPSTVELNKVEQAKQKAVEKLVHEQVVFQPREKVVQQPKEVVAKPYFEESDDLLTSVSNKPKQPTSELLDFLVQQVVDGEEDDLPPPTNFDKWPNQNVRQKLDEINQVEAQRFNQTQFVPPQSLNQVETPNQRLFLEPEIQVQPQALYTASREHEQVQPKAQHQQPTTRIEREEVVNKFQREPLVSPNRLAYHSNKEFDDLYQNHYEQRTARINPQDSYYDQGYEQPDPYQEQQPYPQEQYLDPRYQQQVDPRYQKETYQEYNRPFPPNQEYDYYPPAYESRRDYQPYQPRRVNYEVRKPLAYEFSKQPAPRRYQQLPNRYNESDQSRQLAYPVHKGTLRTEADFLRFREGYGYDYDRPSTQYYRSNYDTYVREVRRPIRQLGMIEPVAEFRSRTLAPRRVARPTYGLRRVSRIPSLAPRGYNQQPRVRRVPVSRGYW; this is translated from the coding sequence ATGATAATGAATCCAAAGATACATAACAAAATCCTGAAGAATTTAGCAAAGTTAAAAAAGAAAGTATTCACTAAATATGCGGCTTATGATTTTAACTTTGCTTATGATAAGAACGGTAACGTCTATCTTGTTGGGGTAGATAATGTTACCAACCAAACGTTTAATCTGATTAAACCAGTCTTTAAATTCTTAAAAAAACCATTACCAGCTGAGCTGTATGGGATGGATCAACAACCCTTTTATTTTGTTAATAACCATCATTATATTGATGCGCTTAATAGTGATACGGGTGAACAAGAACTATTAAGATATAATGTGATCGACCAATCATTAGTTAACGCTCAAACTAATGATCTTGTTGATCCGGCTTTTTATACTGATCTAGAAGGTTATGAACTAGATCTAAGTCAGTATACTGGTTCATTATTAGATTTAAGTAATGAAGTGATTTCAGTTGAACAACAACCTGTTGAACAAGAAGTAAATCTTACACCAGAACAAGTTGAAGAAGCTGAACAAGTAGAACAACAACCAGTTGATCAACAACAAGTTCAACAGGTTGATCCTAATCTTAATGAACAACCAGTAGAAGGAGATAATCAAAACTTCACTCAACAGTATTATGATCAACAGCTAGGTTATGCTGATCAAAATGTTGATTATGGTTATGATCCACAACAGTACACTCAAGAACAAGATTATGTTGATAACACCCAACAATATGACCAAGTACAAGATTATGTTGATCCTAACCAACAATACTATGATGATCAACAGCAATACGACCAACAGGGTTATGATCAAGGATACGATCAACAATATGACCAACAAGGATACGACCAACAGGGTTATGATCAAGGGTATGACCAACAATATGATCAACAATATTATGATGATCAACAACAATATGATGAACAACCAGATCAACAGGTAAAAGCTGTTGTTGAACAAGTTGTTGATGAAGTTGTAGAAGAACAACAACCAGTTGAAGTAGCTAAACCAGCGCCTACTAAACCAGTTGGACCAAAACCACAACCTGGTAAGAAAGCTACTAAGTATGTGATTAAAAAACCAGAACCTAAACCAAAAGTGGTTAAGGAAGAACCAATTGAACCAGCTGTAGAAAAAGAAGAAGTTGTAACTGTTGTAGAACAAGTAGTTGATCAACCTGTTCAAGTAGCTGAAGTTCAACCAGAACCAGTTGTTGTAGCTGATGATGAGATCAAACTAGCTAGTGAACAACCTGTTAAAAAGAAGATCAACTTAGATGATTTACAACAGATCCCAGTTGTAATCAAATTACCTAAGTTTGAAACTCCTAAACTACCTGAACCTAAAGCTGACTCTGAACAAAAAGAAGAAATAGCTGTTAAGGTTGTTGAGCAACCAGTTGAAAATCCTCAAGTTCAAGAAACTAAACACCACCACGCACTACCTAAGGTTAAGATTGAAAAACGTCAAGAAGTTGAATTAGTTCCATCTAAACTAGATGATCACTATGATCTAATTGAAGAAGAAGATGACTTCTTCGTAGATAAATTTAAATTTGAAGATATTAAATTAAGTGATCTACTAGTTGAACAAAAACCAATTGAAGTTAATCAACCTGTTCAACAACCAGTTGTACTAGAACAATCAACACCTTCAGTTCAAGCTCAACCACAATCTGTTGAACCAAAATTAGAGATTACTAAACTAGAAGAACTGGTTGAGATCAAAACAGATAATACAGAATCATTAAATAAATTAGAAACGTTGATTGATGAAAATAAAAAGATCATTGATCAATTCAAACAACTTAAAGAAGAAGCTAAAAAATCTAACAGTAATATCAACCTAGAAAAAGTTGCTAAACAACTAGTTGATTATTTAACTAATAAGTTAAATGAAAAAACAGCTGCTTTAAATAAACCTGAACCTAGTACAGTTGAACTAAATAAGGTAGAGCAAGCTAAACAAAAAGCAGTTGAAAAATTAGTTCATGAACAAGTTGTTTTTCAACCTAGAGAAAAAGTAGTTCAACAACCTAAAGAAGTAGTAGCTAAACCATACTTTGAAGAATCAGATGATCTATTAACATCTGTAAGCAACAAACCAAAACAACCAACATCTGAACTGTTAGACTTCTTAGTTCAACAAGTTGTTGATGGTGAAGAAGACGATCTACCGCCACCGACTAATTTTGATAAATGACCAAACCAAAACGTTCGTCAAAAATTAGATGAGATTAACCAAGTTGAAGCTCAAAGGTTTAATCAAACTCAGTTTGTTCCACCACAAAGTTTAAATCAAGTTGAAACTCCTAACCAAAGATTGTTCTTAGAACCTGAGATCCAAGTTCAACCACAAGCTTTATACACAGCTTCAAGAGAACACGAACAAGTTCAACCTAAAGCTCAACACCAACAACCAACTACTAGAATTGAACGTGAAGAAGTGGTTAATAAATTTCAACGTGAACCACTTGTATCACCTAATAGACTGGCTTATCATTCAAACAAAGAGTTTGATGATCTTTATCAAAACCACTACGAACAAAGAACCGCTAGAATCAACCCACAAGATTCTTATTATGATCAAGGTTATGAACAACCTGATCCATATCAAGAACAACAACCATACCCACAAGAACAATATCTAGATCCTAGATACCAACAACAAGTTGATCCTAGATATCAAAAAGAAACTTATCAAGAATATAACCGTCCATTTCCACCTAATCAAGAGTATGATTACTACCCACCAGCTTATGAATCTAGAAGGGATTATCAACCTTACCAACCAAGAAGAGTAAACTACGAAGTTCGTAAACCTCTAGCTTATGAGTTTAGTAAGCAACCAGCACCACGAAGATACCAACAGCTTCCTAACCGCTATAACGAGTCTGATCAGTCTAGACAACTAGCTTATCCAGTTCATAAAGGCACTTTAAGAACTGAAGCTGACTTCTTAAGATTTAGAGAAGGTTATGGGTATGATTATGATCGTCCATCGACCCAGTATTATCGTTCTAACTATGACACTTATGTGAGAGAAGTAAGAAGACCAATTAGACAACTAGGTATGATTGAACCGGTTGCTGAATTTAGAAGTAGAACTTTAGCACCTAGAAGAGTCGCTAGACCAACTTATGGACTAAGAAGGGTATCAAGAATCCCTTCATTAGCACCTAGAGGTTATAACCAACAACCAAGAGTGCGAAGAGTACCAGTATCAAGAGGCTACTGATAA
- a CDS encoding phosphotransferase, producing the protein MDRSKNHALDFFIKHTNYSPNQVSRIEPIHNGFTNLSYLIETSDQQKYQVRFALNSELVNRVNEYQVITLLKNDLFIYFDQATGDCIKKWIVGHEVDYFDQTRLEKLAKAIKKIHQVQVGNCSILPIDYYKGIENAKLATRHKRLYLSLINKYRDLPKHLTHSDLNAHNILVDEYNQIHLIDFEWSRINNAYFDLANMARESLSLEQAYYLVDCYGGLDLKIFNEFLIISCLFALIWTYNMQQTDKIIAYRKDVEKRLAYYLESFVVNL; encoded by the coding sequence ATGGACAGATCAAAAAATCATGCCTTAGATTTTTTTATCAAGCATACGAACTATTCACCTAACCAGGTTAGTAGAATTGAACCAATTCACAACGGGTTTACCAACCTGTCTTATTTAATTGAAACTAGTGACCAACAAAAGTACCAAGTCAGGTTTGCTTTAAACAGCGAACTAGTTAACCGAGTTAATGAGTATCAAGTAATCACCTTATTAAAAAACGACTTATTCATCTATTTTGACCAAGCAACAGGTGATTGCATTAAAAAATGAATCGTTGGTCACGAAGTTGATTATTTTGACCAAACCAGGTTAGAAAAATTGGCTAAAGCAATTAAAAAAATTCACCAAGTTCAAGTTGGTAATTGTTCAATCTTACCAATTGATTATTATAAGGGGATTGAAAATGCCAAATTAGCAACGAGGCATAAACGACTTTATCTATCCCTAATTAATAAATATCGTGATCTACCAAAACACCTAACCCATTCAGATCTGAATGCTCATAATATTTTGGTAGATGAATATAATCAGATCCACCTGATTGATTTTGAATGATCAAGGATCAATAATGCTTACTTTGATCTAGCTAATATGGCTAGAGAATCATTAAGTTTAGAACAAGCATATTATCTAGTTGATTGCTATGGTGGGCTTGATCTTAAGATCTTTAATGAGTTCTTAATCATTAGCTGTTTATTTGCTTTAATCTGAACTTATAATATGCAACAAACAGATAAGATCATAGCCTACCGTAAGGATGTTGAAAAGCGCTTAGCTTATTATTTAGAATCTTTTGTAGTGAACTTATAA
- a CDS encoding P30/P32 family tip organella adhesin, translated as MFSLKKLKSKLVGVSFVFSGVIALGTGVGLTSEHKYEHSPTLVLHEGETNSVGPRKITSEPWFYPVVGAGAGLIVVSLLLGLGIGIPIAKKKERMMIQEREEHQKMVESLGIIEEQNKTEAIEPTAAVPTEEVNTQEPTQPAGVNVANNPQMGINQPQINPQFGPNPQQRINPQCFGGPMQPNQMGMRPGFNQMPPQMGGMPPNQMGMRPGFNQMPPQMGGMPPRPNFPNQMPNMNQPRPGFRPQPGGGVPMGNKAGGGFNHPGTPMGPNRMNFPNQGMNQPPHMAGPRAGFPPQNGPR; from the coding sequence ATGTTTAGTCTTAAAAAGTTAAAGTCCAAACTTGTTGGAGTTAGCTTTGTGTTCTCGGGTGTTATTGCGCTTGGAACTGGAGTTGGTCTAACCAGTGAACACAAATACGAACATTCACCCACACTTGTTTTACATGAAGGTGAAACTAACTCCGTTGGTCCAAGAAAGATTACCTCCGAACCCTGATTTTATCCAGTAGTGGGTGCAGGTGCTGGGTTGATTGTTGTTTCTTTACTCTTGGGTTTAGGGATTGGGATTCCGATCGCTAAGAAAAAAGAAAGAATGATGATCCAAGAACGTGAAGAACACCAAAAGATGGTTGAATCCCTTGGAATAATTGAAGAACAAAATAAAACAGAAGCGATTGAGCCAACTGCAGCAGTGCCAACTGAAGAAGTTAATACTCAAGAACCAACTCAACCAGCTGGTGTTAATGTAGCTAATAACCCTCAGATGGGGATCAATCAACCTCAGATTAATCCGCAATTTGGTCCTAATCCCCAACAAAGAATTAACCCACAGTGCTTTGGTGGCCCAATGCAACCTAACCAAATGGGAATGCGACCAGGGTTTAACCAAATGCCCCCACAAATGGGAGGAATGCCACCTAACCAAATGGGAATGCGACCAGGGTTTAACCAAATGCCCCCACAAATGGGAGGAATGCCACCAAGACCAAACTTCCCTAACCAAATGCCTAATATGAACCAACCTAGACCAGGTTTCAGACCACAACCTGGTGGTGGGGTGCCGATGGGAAATAAAGCTGGAGGTGGGTTTAATCACCCAGGTACACCAATGGGTCCAAACCGCATGAACTTCCCTAATCAAGGAATGAATCAGCCCCCACACATGGCAGGACCAAGAGCTGGTTTTCCACCACAAAATGGACCTAGATAA
- the mgpA gene encoding adhesin P1: protein MKKLIFKLSVGITPLALIGLGSFGLAVSGAKPNNLKPVNQVGEMNSQGQSNLLEKARRWRNSNFTSLSIDGTNPGALVLTGSKSISRIDLYGNVIWTFDPGNTNDLTGKVGFYDANNRLTAFSGDVPFNVSDLSSKTVVEATQDQEDPNVFYLLLIPDAAVQQEQKTKDQVFENYFMSDATATGDTSAEGSATPAGGGSSSSAAGGGAVAPAAASSTARLVEEGNSAGMGTMTPTASTSETVIDYNSDQNKIPKPKTLLDSSESSESINGGRTYANINTQNNLQGVIVKVNENLFNSENPFAVENMAFIKPKDMVDNYPSTWTQGSANGKMTNVLQFYKHDNPNAVNNRFYRAKYYPKRLETQTTTPLIDSSFSPYEHPEWYEDNQFVMPWMQYITNLGGLYAKDGMVYLFGGNGTWVNNESALSIGVFRTKFENRTAEAPGNTKTVGYPYGILLSAISFDATRNGLALAPASLGQDVGYHFVPRLAVGGVSSPRGANGNIFLGSAITWGTNGGNFLDTKWHSPAVIEDAPTTFVTVNSSGALQNSGNPQPTSTPMPNSNGNESIPYRWTNSYDYNSVRFAALISKPAGGNTKQVESLFTTALKLDTLNSLPNKFTQENNIFFSYAMLDGRQWSLGTRKDSAWLTTNTINNFTYNTQQQLASTVAGENANPRNILNALTTAKGFDRRDIGNVVYTYSNNTNKFTYYYQVGGAITTWPEVQVNYKTSANITYYNLTRTDFGSTTPATQDANTVSSKLNGAYLSSTGDQQGWYNGSIYVKKASFTPSSQGYTWQDFKGLTTTASNAVISNWTKAGYSIRPDDDTVFNVSKIPFEKEITAAVNVRSLDSYYVQLNGETSVNTVARVSPDSSALALNPNRITNPLMNRDNVIGQGAFISRNDIPSSFFENKINDIVTTEADGKEVLDSKYINSIYRYTPPQNNPDIRLRLLVIDRSRATNDFIKLLPQVLVDGEYVAVPQANSVFVSDQEFTGFDALPGYVLPVAISIPIIIIALALALGLGIGIPMSQNRKMLKQGFAISNKKVDILTTAVGSVFKQIINRTSVTNIKKTPQMLQANKKDGASSPSKPSAPAAKKPAGPTKPSAPGAKPTAPAKPKAPAPTKKIE, encoded by the coding sequence GTGAAAAAACTTATTTTTAAATTATCAGTCGGAATAACTCCTCTTGCCTTAATCGGTTTAGGTAGTTTTGGATTAGCAGTTTCTGGAGCTAAGCCAAATAACCTTAAACCTGTTAACCAAGTTGGGGAAATGAATTCACAAGGCCAATCTAATCTTTTAGAGAAAGCTCGTAGATGAAGAAACTCTAACTTCACATCACTTTCAATTGACGGTACCAACCCAGGTGCATTAGTTTTAACTGGATCAAAATCAATTAGCCGGATTGATTTGTATGGTAACGTGATTTGAACGTTTGATCCAGGTAACACAAACGATCTAACTGGTAAGGTTGGATTTTATGATGCTAACAATAGATTGACTGCATTTTCTGGAGACGTTCCTTTTAATGTAAGTGATCTAAGCTCTAAAACAGTTGTAGAAGCTACTCAAGATCAAGAAGATCCTAATGTTTTCTACTTATTATTAATTCCAGATGCAGCGGTTCAACAAGAACAAAAGACTAAAGATCAAGTGTTTGAAAACTACTTTATGTCTGATGCAACTGCTACTGGTGATACTAGCGCTGAAGGTTCTGCAACTCCTGCTGGTGGTGGTTCAAGTAGTAGTGCTGCTGGAGGAGGTGCTGTTGCTCCTGCTGCTGCGAGTTCGACTGCTAGACTTGTTGAAGAAGGGAATAGTGCTGGTATGGGAACGATGACTCCTACTGCTTCTACTTCTGAAACAGTTATAGATTATAATAGCGATCAAAATAAAATTCCTAAACCTAAAACACTATTAGACAGTAGCGAAAGTTCTGAAAGTATCAATGGTGGAAGAACATATGCGAACATTAACACTCAGAATAATTTACAAGGTGTTATTGTAAAAGTTAACGAAAATTTATTTAATTCGGAAAATCCCTTTGCAGTAGAAAATATGGCGTTCATTAAGCCGAAGGATATGGTTGATAATTATCCTTCTACTTGAACACAAGGTTCTGCTAACGGTAAAATGACTAACGTTCTTCAATTCTACAAACATGATAATCCTAATGCTGTTAACAATAGATTCTATAGAGCAAAATACTATCCTAAACGTTTAGAAACTCAAACAACTACTCCTCTAATTGATAGTTCTTTCTCTCCATATGAGCATCCAGAATGATATGAAGATAATCAATTTGTAATGCCGTGAATGCAGTACATAACAAATTTAGGTGGTTTATATGCTAAAGATGGAATGGTGTACCTATTTGGTGGTAACGGTACATGAGTTAACAACGAAAGTGCATTAAGTATTGGTGTTTTCAGAACTAAATTTGAAAACAGAACTGCTGAAGCTCCAGGAAACACTAAAACTGTTGGTTATCCATACGGTATTTTATTATCAGCGATTTCTTTTGATGCTACTAGAAATGGATTAGCGCTTGCTCCTGCAAGTCTTGGTCAAGATGTTGGTTATCACTTTGTTCCTCGTCTTGCAGTGGGTGGTGTAAGTTCACCTAGAGGAGCTAACGGTAATATTTTCTTAGGTTCAGCTATTACTTGAGGAACAAACGGTGGTAATTTCTTAGATACTAAATGACACAGTCCTGCTGTCATTGAAGATGCACCTACTACTTTTGTGACTGTTAATAGTAGTGGTGCGCTTCAGAATAGTGGAAATCCACAACCAACTTCTACTCCGATGCCTAATAGTAACGGTAATGAAAGCATCCCTTATAGATGAACGAATTCTTATGATTACAACTCTGTAAGATTTGCAGCTCTAATTAGTAAGCCAGCTGGTGGAAACACAAAACAAGTTGAATCATTATTTACAACCGCTTTAAAATTAGATACATTAAATTCTTTACCAAATAAATTTACTCAAGAAAATAATATCTTCTTTAGTTATGCTATGTTAGATGGTCGTCAATGAAGTTTAGGTACACGAAAAGACAGCGCATGATTAACAACTAATACTATTAATAACTTCACTTATAATACTCAACAACAATTAGCGTCTACAGTAGCAGGAGAAAACGCTAATCCAAGAAATATCTTAAACGCTTTAACAACTGCAAAAGGGTTTGATCGAAGAGATATTGGTAATGTAGTATATACTTATTCTAATAATACTAATAAGTTTACTTATTACTATCAAGTTGGTGGCGCGATTACAACTTGACCAGAAGTTCAAGTAAATTACAAAACTTCGGCTAATATTACTTACTACAATTTAACTAGAACTGATTTTGGAAGTACTACTCCTGCAACTCAAGATGCAAATACCGTATCATCTAAATTAAACGGCGCTTACTTATCATCAACTGGCGATCAACAAGGATGATACAACGGTTCAATCTATGTTAAAAAAGCGAGCTTTACACCAAGTAGCCAAGGTTATACTTGACAAGATTTCAAAGGTTTAACAACTACAGCAAGTAACGCAGTTATTTCTAACTGAACAAAAGCTGGATACAGTATTAGACCAGATGATGATACAGTATTCAACGTTTCTAAGATTCCTTTTGAAAAAGAAATCACCGCTGCTGTTAATGTAAGATCATTAGATAGTTACTATGTACAATTAAATGGTGAAACTTCAGTTAATACTGTAGCTAGAGTAAGTCCTGATTCTAGCGCTTTAGCCCTAAACCCTAACAGAATTACTAACCCATTGATGAATAGAGATAACGTAATCGGTCAAGGTGCGTTCATTAGTAGAAATGATATTCCATCATCATTCTTTGAAAACAAAATTAATGATATTGTAACTACAGAAGCTGATGGTAAAGAAGTATTAGATAGTAAATACATTAATTCGATCTATAGATATACTCCACCTCAAAACAATCCTGATATTAGATTAAGATTATTAGTAATTGATCGTTCTAGAGCAACCAATGACTTCATTAAGTTATTACCTCAAGTATTAGTTGATGGCGAATACGTTGCTGTTCCACAAGCTAATAGTGTGTTTGTGTCTGACCAAGAATTTACTGGTTTTGATGCGCTTCCAGGTTATGTATTACCAGTAGCGATCTCGATTCCGATCATCATAATTGCCTTGGCATTAGCTTTAGGTCTAGGTATTGGTATTCCAATGTCTCAAAACCGTAAGATGTTGAAACAAGGATTTGCGATTTCAAACAAAAAAGTTGATATTCTGACAACAGCCGTTGGTAGTGTGTTCAAACAAATTATTAATCGAACATCTGTGACAAATATTAAGAAGACTCCACAAATGCTTCAAGCCAACAAGAAAGATGGAGCATCTTCACCAAGCAAGCCATCAGCTCCAGCTGCTAAGAAACCAGCAGGACCAACTAAACCATCTGCTCCAGGGGCAAAACCAACAGCACCAGCTAAACCAAAAGCTCCAGCACCAACTAAGAAAATTGAATAA